The Phyllostomus discolor isolate MPI-MPIP mPhyDis1 chromosome 4, mPhyDis1.pri.v3, whole genome shotgun sequence genome window below encodes:
- the VEGFA gene encoding vascular endothelial growth factor A: protein MVEESSTPGQQELRREVEEERETGSESARGRASDERDRGKVSDLLLGVTARARREPSLSGSRIRPAALTDRQTDTAPRPSTHLLRGQRPTVDAAASRGQEREAALGGEVEGVGARGVALKLLVQLLGCSRSGGAVVRTGAAEPSGTGRSTNAGREEPQSEEGEEEEEKEEERGPRWRLGSRKPGSWTGEAAVCADSAPDARAPQAPARASDRGGRGARPGDEESGPPRSPSRRGSSSRAGPGRASETMNFLLSWVHWSLALLLYLHHAKWSQAAPMAEGEQKAHQVVKFMDVYQRSYCRPIETLVDIFQEYPDEIEYIFKPSCVPLMRCGGCCNDEALECVPTEEFNITMQIMRIRIHKVQHIGEMSFLQHSKCECRPKKDRARQEKKSVRGKGKGQKRKRKKSRYKSWNFPCGPCSERRKHLFVQDPQTCKCSCKNTDSRCKARQLELNERTCRCDKPRR, encoded by the exons ATGGTGGAAGAATCTTCAACCCCTGGTCAG CAAGAGCTCCGGAGAGAAGtcgaggaagagagagagaccgGGTCAGAGAGCGCGCGCGGGAGAGCGAGTGACGAGAGGGACAGGGGTAAAGTGAGTGACCTGCTTTTGGGGGTGACCGCCAGAGCGCGGCGTGAGCCCTCTCTCTCAGGATCCCGCATCAGACCAGCAGCGCTGaccgacagacagacagacaccgccccccgccccagcacccACCTCCTCCGCGGCCAGCGGCCGACGGTGGACGCGGCGGCGAGCCGCGGGCAGGAGCGGGAGGCCGCGCTCGGAGGCGAGGTGGAGGGGGTCGGGGCTCGCGGCGTTGCACTGAAACTTTTGGTCCAACTTCTGGGCTGTTCTCGCTCCGGAGGAGCCGTGGTCCGCACCGGGGCAGCCGAGCCGAGCGGAACCGGGAGAAGTACTAACGCGGGCCGGGAGGAGCCCCAGTccgaggagggggaggaggaagaagagaaggaagaggagagggggccgCGGTGGCGACTAGGCTCTCGGAAGCCGGGCTCATGGACGGGTGAGGCGGCTGTGTGCGCAGACAGTGCTCCAGACGCGCGCgcgccccaggccccggcccgggCCTCGGATcggggaggaagaggagctcGCCCAGGCGACGAAGAGAGCGGGCCGCCCCGCAGCCCGAGCCGGAGAGGGAGCTCAAGCCGCGCCGGCCCCGGCCGGGCCTCCGAAACCATGAACTTTCTGCTCTCTTGGGTGCATTGGAGCCTTGCCTTGCTGCTCTACCTCCATCATGCCAAG TGGTCCCAGGCTGCTCCCATGGCAGAAGGAGAGCAGAAAGCCCACCAAG TGGTGAAGTTCATGGATGTCTACCAGCGCAGCTATTGCCGCCCGATCGAGACCCTGGTCGACATCTTCCAGGAGTACCCCGATGAGATCGAGTACATCTTCAAGCCGTCCTGCGTGCCCCTGATGCGGTGCGGGGGCTGCTGCAACGACGAGGCCCTGGAGTGTGTGCCCACGgaggagttcaacatcaccatGCAG ATTATGCGGATCAGAATTCACAAAGTCCAGCACATAGGAGAGATGAGCTTCCTACAGCACAGCAAATGTGAATGCAG ACCAAAGAAAGACAGAGCGAGGCAAGAAAA aaaatcagttcgaggaaagggaaaggggcaaAAGAGAAAGCGCAAGAAATCCCGGTATAAATCCTGGAACTT TCCCTGTGGGCCTTGCTCAGAGCGGAGAAAGCATTTGTTTGTACAAGATCCGCAGACGTGTAAATGTTCCTGCAAAAACACAGACTCACGTTGCAAGGCGAGGCAGCTTGAGTTAAACGAACGTACTTGCAG ATGTGACAAGCCGAGGCGGTGA